The following are from one region of the Flavobacteriaceae bacterium UJ101 genome:
- the hemH|FECH gene encoding protoporphyrin ferrochelatase (Catalyzes the ferrous insertion into protoporphyrin IX; Belongs to the ferrochelatase family.; KEGG: eal:EAKF1_ch0956c ferrochelatase) gives MKKGILFVNLGSPKSTEVSDVRTYLREFLSDKYVIDTSWLMRKFIVECIILPRRPKKSAEAYQSIWWEEGSPLIVLSERFTEKAKEVLDAPVALAMRYGNPSIDQGITELKKQGVTDILVVPLYPHYAMSTVTTVVEKAKQVQQKNHPNIHLEFLPVWYDHPDYIEVLSDSIKKNLPEELDYLLFSYHGVPHSHIFKTDITQSHCQINDECCQKATNETGKKAQSVCYRHQCFSTTWLTAEKLGLNKDQYGIAFQSRLGNQPWLQPATDDTLEALPAQGKRKVAVVCPAFVSDCLETLEEISMEGKEEFLEAGGKEFHYIDCLNDQDAWVKLMAKWCNEWISKN, from the coding sequence ATGAAGAAAGGAATATTATTTGTCAATTTAGGATCCCCAAAAAGTACTGAAGTTTCAGATGTTAGAACGTATTTGAGAGAATTTTTATCAGATAAATACGTTATTGATACTTCATGGCTTATGCGAAAATTTATCGTAGAGTGTATTATTCTACCTCGTCGACCTAAAAAATCTGCAGAAGCCTATCAAAGTATTTGGTGGGAAGAAGGTTCTCCTTTAATTGTCCTTTCAGAACGTTTTACAGAAAAAGCTAAAGAGGTTTTAGATGCTCCTGTTGCCTTAGCCATGCGCTATGGAAACCCTTCTATTGATCAAGGAATTACCGAACTTAAAAAACAAGGTGTTACCGATATTTTAGTCGTTCCTTTATACCCTCATTATGCCATGAGTACAGTAACAACAGTAGTAGAAAAAGCGAAACAAGTTCAACAAAAAAATCATCCTAATATTCATTTAGAGTTTTTACCTGTTTGGTATGATCACCCTGATTATATAGAAGTTTTAAGCGACAGTATAAAGAAAAATTTACCTGAAGAATTAGATTATTTATTGTTTTCTTATCATGGTGTACCTCATTCTCATATTTTTAAAACAGATATAACACAATCACATTGTCAAATCAATGATGAATGTTGCCAAAAGGCTACAAATGAAACTGGAAAAAAGGCACAAAGTGTTTGCTACCGTCATCAATGTTTTAGTACTACTTGGTTAACAGCTGAAAAATTAGGTCTAAATAAAGATCAATATGGTATTGCATTTCAATCGCGATTAGGAAATCAACCTTGGTTACAACCTGCTACTGATGATACTTTAGAAGCCTTACCTGCACAAGGGAAACGTAAAGTTGCTGTGGTATGTCCTGCTTTTGTTTCAGACTGTTTAGAAACCTTAGAAGAAATTTCTATGGAAGGAAAAGAAGAGTTTTTAGAAGCGGGAGGAAAAGAGTTTCACTATATTGATTGTCTAAACGATCAAGATGCCTGGGTAAAATTGATGGCTAAATGGTGCAATGAATGGATTTCAAAAAATTAG